From the genome of Nicotiana sylvestris chromosome 1, ASM39365v2, whole genome shotgun sequence:
GGTCACTGCAAGTAACGTTAGTCCTAGACACTAGACAGACAAAGTACTGGAAAGTGGAAACTAAAGTCAAGGGTTTTTGtctttttttatatttaatatatataaatcaaaataaattttgaatatatatatatattcttaacgggttaacggattatccgttaagaaaattgaataatccgccccAAACCGATAAGCCGTTAATAAAAAAATCTCAATCCGTTCTCCGTCCGTTAAGCCGTTAACCCCGTTACCAGTAAACCATTAAGCTTCGGgtcggttcggttttcggtttcggatcggttttgaacacccctaatccaaggtcaaattcccaatcaaaattcgaattctaggtgtaagaactttctttcaaattttccccaattttcacctctaatccgaaattaaatgacaaaactaacaatagattaatgaaatacaactagaaagggttaaggaattgttacccaatgatttcctcttcaaattcctcccaaaatcgccctctcccgaactccaatttgatttttccaagttttAAACTAAATCCTCGAAATTTCATTTTTCTACCCAgcgattaccgcatctgcggtcaagggaGCGCATCTGCTGTCCCGCACCTGCAGAAGAaggcatcgcaggtgcgaaaatcacTTAACGGGCTAGGTCCGTTTCTGCAGtcgcttggccgcatctgcgataccgcatttgcgaaaatccagccgcacctgcggtcctggAGCTTTGGCCCAAGCTCGCTTCTGCGGCCACCTAGCCacttctgcggtgccgcacctgtggtcccacacaagcaggtgcggttatgacaggttcagcaaTTCAAAttcttcctaagtccaattcaattTCCGTTAAGCagccgaaactcatccgaggcccccgggacctcaaccaaccaTGCATGCCAACCAATcataaaatatcattcaaacttgttccaaccttcgtgacactcaaaacaacatcaaaacaccaatttagcatcggattcaagcctaagaacttcaaaaactctcaaaatacgcttttgatcaaaacgtctatcaaacatcgtccgaataacctgaaattttataGACACGTCACATTCATCACTACGGAGCTActtcaacttctggaattccattccgaccctcggataaaaAATCTCACTCtcgaaccagaaacttccaaaaatttaactttcagcatttcaagcctaaattaactacgagcctccaaaacacaatccggacacattcctaaacccgaaatcacccaacgaagctaacggaaccatcagaattccattccaagaccgtcttcacactgttccgactacggtcaaatttctagaacttaagctctcatttagggactaagtgtcccaaaactctacgaatctccaaataattcctcccggcaactcacaatagcagaaacaaacacgtgGAAAGCAGCtgataggggatcagggcattaattcttaagacgaccggccggctCATCAGAAATTCAAAACAAACACAATTTCAATCCATAGACTAGAAAGATTATGTAACTAGAACAAGTCGAGTATCATATCATGATACGGGAAAAAAATTGTATTGGGAAAGTAAGGTAGAAATGAAACTTTCGTTATATGTAAACTGTTAAATTCCCTTATcataagaaaaaaattaatttggtaataaatgagattcaaaaattACTTTAGATCTTAAGTTAAAATCCAACGGGTGATGCTCTAGTATTTTTCTGAATATCATTGTAATATGAATTTCTAGCTTCGCTACCAATTACATTCGGGGCTAGTATATATACTCACTGGCAAAAGGAAATGTTGAAGCCTATTATACgcaaacaaaaggaaaaaaaatacttGCTAGTATATACAACCatactttttttttcctttcaaccaAACTAGCTTATAGCTTTGTGCCAATTATAAATGTTCTCTGGTTTAGCtaaaaaaaaacttgaaattATCGGTCAGTTTTTACACTTCTCATGTAAGATATCACTAATAAAATGTCCTATATTATCAAAAATATAGTTGGATAAAAACGCAACTCGATAATTGAAGGGCATAGAAGGAACTATCACTGTCAAGTATATTAAACCACATTTGTAATGTGTTCTTTATAAAGACAAAATAATTGATGAATAAAAACATTTTATAGGGGACCATAGCTCTTTTACTTGGTAGTAtcccttttgtatttttctattaCACTAAGTATTATTTTTCCTTCtgtctttttctttaattattttctaATGCAGCGTATACATCTTTATGGTACAATAATGTGTGGTGGCCAAACCCTTTAAATAGTGATAAAAACGTGTATTTACCAACCAACAGAAAAAGAGTGTACGGTAGCTGTTGATAAAAACGTTGATTTACAAACAATAAAAAAGGGGCGTAGAAGCGAAATAAGGATTTCATCTTATGGGTTCTGAATTTTAGGACTCGTTTGGGGTTTGTCCAtagatttttttccttttttccggTTGTTTTTTTCAAAAACATATTTATCCATGAAATTTTAtaagtttttggagatttttcaaaaatgagtttttcaaaattttcagaatATTTTTCCCAACTCAGAAAActgcaatattttttcaagtgaaatgcatgtacaaacataatttcaaattcctaatgttttttcaacttaaatacaaatactatttcctttcaaaaattacaatttttatgtccacATGCCTACTTAAAATAACGATTTCAAGTGTTAACAATAACAAGGTTCTACATTAAATATTGACACATATTGAATGAATTTGTTAATATCAAATACACTGTTTGAATAAAAGCTACTGAGTTCGATCGAGCCCAGTACAGTGGTGGTTGAAAGAATAAATAACTCACGTAAATGAGGTACTAACTCTCTATAAATATCCCTTGGCATCAGTGAGTTTTAACACGATACaatttggattttctttctttgtatttttcaaagCAAAGGCAATGGAGCGGAAGACTATGGTCAAGTTATCTCATGTGGTTGCTTTCTTGCTTCTTGCATCCCGTACGTTAGCCCTTTCTCATGCACATttctacttatttttattttatttcaaatattgaaaAGCAGAACTTATTACCTATATTATCTTTCAAAAAAGTAATTATTTTTgtgaattatttattttaattacaGTTTTTCAACCTCTTACGGCACGAGATCTGATATTCGAAGTGAGTGATGAAATAGAAGTCTTGCGATTTCCAATGGCAAAAGAAAACCAAGTGAAAACACTTGATGATGTCTCTAAACCCTTTATTTGCCCAGGTTTGTTCTATACTCtttctttttttagttaaaaataacaacaataactaaTTTTGAGTCTCAAATAACCTGATTACGATTGTACGATGAATCCTCATTGACAATGTTACACTAATTAATTAAACTCATTTCGTTCCAATAGTATGTAAATACAAATAATATTATCCCCTAGTTTCAAAGCTATTGTATTTTTTAAAGTTATTAGTAaggatttaaattatatatacttATAGCGTAAAGATTATTTGTGTTATCAATGTAGTTTAACATCTGACAGAAAGTTAGTTATCAATTTTAATAGGTTGACTCTTATTAATGTTTATTATATATAGAGAATTACTTGTACTTATTTTACAAGTGATCACTTGATtgttcaaatatttttttcatcTATTAGTACAACGTAAACTCTcttaataatattttaaaataaaacacGAGCTAGGGAAAATAGTagtttatgttatttttttttgggggggggggggggggcgaatATAAAATAATGTAAAAGTCCTTTGTGTTAATTATTCCATAGAGATCTTAAAGTTCCATGATGGTTACATACTTACAATTTATGCATAATTGTTTTTTTGTAAGTATAATTATCACGTACTATATATTCTTTTTAATTTTGTCTCattatattttattaattataGGAAAGCAATCATGGCCTGAACTTGTGGGAAAGCCAGCGGCGACTGCTAAGAAAATAATTGAGAAAGAAAATCCCATAGCCAAAGTTCAGTTTTTGTTCCCTGGTATGGTTAAACCATTGAATTATGTTTGTGGTCGAGTTTTTGTGGTTGTTAACTGGAAACTCATTGTTCAAATTACTCCCACAATGGGTTAATTAAATAGTTCTATTATGGAAGATTTAGAATAACAAGACCCAAGAATTAAGAAATAGAGTACTGGTGTTCCATAGTGTACTCTTCATGTACTCTACTATTTCGATATAATAAATAAACTAAGTGTGGGTTATTTAATTTGTATTATGCATGTATTATAATTATCTTGCCTCATTCTCTTTTATGTTGTAACTTTTCcagttttgcttttctttttcgtttGTTATGCAATTTGACGTACACAGAGGCGTAGCTCCGCCTGGTAGAATGTTGAAGACGTTATTGTTTTAGTATATCTGGCTTAAAAATTTAAATTCTTAAATGAGATGATCATATAATTCAATAATATTGTATATTTTAGGCAGAGTCCAGAGGTCGAGTCTCTACCTACTACTATTCATCCATGAAAATATGGTAACATATttgactttaaaaaaaaaaagaagatccaCGATGCACTTGAGGAAGCGCATAGAAGATATAATTAATATGCAAACAAAAATGCCTCAATTTTTATGTACATCTTAAATATTTAGATGAGATTGTTACATAATATAACATGATATCAGTTCGAATTTATCCTGAATTCAAACTcgccctccccctccccctcccccttttACTGTTAACATGCTCATATGAATGCATTAAACTATCTCATTTCTTAGCAACGTCGCAAACTGAATTTTTCTTAGCAAACGCGAACTGGTATAGTAAGGTTAGATTTCTGAAGGGAAAAAAAGATCATCAAACGATAGCAATAGATAGAGGtagtaaaatagttaaaagaaaacagttatcgGGGCATTTATATCTATATccgttttttgtgtcacgttttaacttgtgcccgttttgtaaaaaaaattgcaagcgtacccgctttttcgcataacttcagcatacggggttgaagtagcaaagacaatcacgcaaaacttcagcattctagtagccgggcctgaagttcagctctagcgctgaagtttttgttttgtaactgtcgaacttgcTTATGTATAGTAAGATGGCttatctatatttttttttttgtaactagTAAACGAACAATAAAGTTTTGAATAGGTTAAAAAAATTGATTTCCCCTCACGTTTCTGTTAAAAAAACAAAACAGGGAAGGaagaaaatgccaaattttcactTCTAATTAGTCGTCCTGGCTACCGGACAGTATTTCATCTTGAAGAGTATACGAAAAAGTTAAATGAACTTATGTTAcaattattttaattatgtatAGTAAGAAAGCTTCTGAGGAATTGAGTGAAGCCACGGAAGGAGAGATATTGTTACATCAATGTTAAGTTTCGGAGAGATATGAAGATCAatgggagaaggaggaggaggagaaagggagctgaagttgtttaaaaagtgggtacaagttaaaagtttttttaaaaaaatgggtataggttaaatgggggggACCAAATAGGGcgtcccgtgcaatttttacacagttatccacccatattatccattaaaaaatgggttggataatgaattttttaaaaacggGCCGAATATGGATAATACTCGTATTATTCACTTAGAAAATGGTTAACCaaatggataactaatgtgtttaacttttatatttgtaaagcctcaaatttgGGATTCTCCCCTAAATGATCATATTCAAAAAGtgatggataatatggatatccatattatccgccggataACCCATTTTTATCCGTCTCAAATACGAGTCGAATCgcataatttatccatttttcgACCCGCCCGTTTGCGACCCCTAGCAATAGATATGAATCATATGATGAATCATTTTAATTTTGACAAGTCGAATTGCAGATTTACTTTAACCTTCATATCTCCTGTGAATATCCCTCTTACCATTACCAGTGTGACAACCACTTCCCAATCAAAATGACAAAATATTAAAGATGATGAAACACTGTTGCCATCATAACTTAAGTTGCTCGGACACGGATGCGGATCTAAAGGTCGGATCCTTCGAGATGTAAATTCTAAGATTCGGGGACACGGATCCTAGTACAGATACGGGTGCAGGGATCcatttaaaaataattcaaaaaaataaaaaatataaaaatatctctaaattatgagaaattttTTCGAATACTTACGCACAGCTTGTAAAGtgtggatttttttttatatttcaagttgtagataagtaaagGAGTGCTTTCCTAGATAAGGTATGTTATTTTCTTCAAGTTTACCCTAGTTTTGGTTCTGATTTCGTGAATCAAACTGTATCTCATCTCGCATTTTTCTACCCATCGTGGTCAAAGTATCCAAAATTGTTTGACCAGATCCGGTACAGATCCTATACTCACACTCATATTAGTGTCGTGTCGACACGGGTGCGATCATAACAACACAGAGAATGAACTAATTACCAAACTTCAGCACTAATGAAATGGCAAAATTCTTAAACCATCAAAAATCCCAGATCAGCTTGATGTCAAAGCCACATTTCTACAAAAGATTAAAAAGGAACCACAAAAGGGCAGAATCACTTCAGACTAAAGATCAGAGAGATTACACTTAGACCAGTAGACATCCCAATTTTCACTCATTTAAGTGAAATGGCCATTCAGATGGTATGAACCGTTGCTCAAATTCTGAAAGCCTGAGTTTGGCATCAAAGTCCTTCCCTTTCCATGCTCATCATATCGCAAGTTGTTAATGATGTCAAGATGTGGAAATTCATTGGCAAATTCCGAGGGAATGTTATCAGAGGTTCTGTAGTTTAAAGGCTTGAACATATCAAAATTCTGATTCTCATTTCGTAAAGAAGGATGATCTATCGATGTATTCCTACTTCTGTCCCTCCAGAAATATTCCCATTGCTGAACGGTATCATGATTCACCATTTCATATGAATAGCTTGGTCTAATTAAACTAGGTTCTTTTTTTTCCAAGCCCTGTGGTAAACATATCTGGCCAGAGATTGGTAAAGGTAGTTGAGGATATGAATCTGAAGAGTTAACCACTGAACTAGGAGAATAGCTGTAATTATGCTGGTATTGCTGAGAAATCGGGGATTGCTTGTGTATATTGCGGCTATTGCTATTATTTCTCGGTTCAATATGTGACCCAATGCCGGCCATCTGTCGGTGGTTGATGATTTTTTTCCTGTGAAAATTTCTGTGGCAATTACAAGCTTCACATTTTAAGGCTCCTGGGGTCCCTTCTCCTCCACTTGGCATGAATTCTCCACATCCGTCGATAGCATGCCCTCCCATACTTGCAGCATGATTCTTGAGACATTCCATGTATCGGATTGAGCTTGTAGTGTCACTTACTGAGGTTGTTAATAGCGATTGTAGTTGTGTTGGCCCGGCAATCATATTTGATTCTTGATCCAAGTGCGCATTCTTGTCTACTTTATACGAATTGAGCTGGCTATGCCGCTGAGCAAGACTGTGCTGATGCAACGCTTGGCTTGGGCTGGGAAAGATGCTTCCACTGCCAGCTTGTTCGCTTCTTCCAAAAATATGACTGCCCACAATTCCATTCGGATAAGACTGAGGAACATAAGTGTCTATGGCTGTTGGAGGGTCAGCGCATAACTGAGCAGCTGGACTCACTGAATGAGCCAATAATGGTAATGTTGGGAGCAGTGGCATGGGCATTTCAGCTGTAGCAGAGGCAGTCACTTGATTAGATGGGAAATTCTCAGTTGTAATAGAAATCGACCGCACTAAGGGCTTCTCTATGGCTTTTGGTTCTATGGATTTATGAGGATCAACACTCAGTAACACAGCATTTTCAGCTGAATTAAACAAGGGAACTGATTTCTGAGTCAAGTTGGAGTTATCTGAGGTCGATCTCTTAACTGAGTTAGGATCATTTGTGACTGAGACCTTCAACTTGGACATCAACTGAATGACCGAGCCTATACTTCTTGGAGGGCTTCTAGGAGGAGAACTTACACTTGGTATCTCCGAGGAATGTCTTTCTCTATCTGACTCAGTCAGCTCGCTCTGATGTGAAACTGCTACATCCTGCATACAATTAGAAAGCAATGCCATATAAAAATTGGAAGTCATTGAAAAATGACATACACATAATCATGGCGTCCACAGAAAAGAACATTTTTCCTCTAACTTTGTAAATGGTGAAGGCTTAATGTACACGCGGGGACTTTGTAAATGGTGAAGGCTTAATGTACACATAAACTAAGGAAGAACAAGCATGCGTGCCAGCAAAATACATGGTCGCTCTCCAGTATATCAGGATATAGTATTCCTCACATGAATATAAAGATGAACAGGAGACTAAACTTGCCACAGATTCTCTCTCTCCTTACATTTCGTTTTTATCCAATCTATACGCCAACATAAAGTAAATGACAAAAagaaaggaacagagtaaaagctttttaataaaacaaatgtTTTAGGTGACACGACTATTTCTGGGACAAATTATAGTGGATCCACAGAAGGTAAATTGACGATGGGTAAAAAGAGAAGATAGCAACCTTCTTCAACATTTGTTGCCGAGCTTCTGGAAGATCATCTAACGGCTGACTATGTGCTTTGCTAGCGGAATCAGCTACATCACGAATTGACTTGCTTTGATCTTTATCGTTCGAAGATAGTCCAGTTGTAACAATCGAAAGAATCGAGTATGTGGAGCACTTTGATGAATTAACGTTCATAACATAAGGACTTGTTCCATCAATCATATTCTGTGGAGCTGAAATGCCACTTAACTGGCAGCAAGTAATTCCTATAGAAGGATGCATTTTAGAGGTGTCTGTATCACAATTAACAGGACTTGCATCATTGTCTCTAAAATCAGGATGAGCTACTTCTGGAACGATATGTAGCGAATTAGAAACATCTGAAACCTCTCCCAGTATGTCTGGCGTTTCAAGTACTGCTTCTGGAGCATCAATCTTGTACTCAGTTTCACCACCAATAAGCTCATCTAGTTCAGTCTTCTGTTGCTCCATAATACCAGGTTTTACATCTCTCTCCTTATCCATTGCTTTCCACTCCTGTTTACCCTGGGATTAGAAGGTAAGAATGACAGAAGGCTTTCAATAAAAATTCTGAACCAAGCACTTTTCCGCGAAGTGAAAAGGATAAACATTCTCACTAACCCTCTCAGTGGAAATAAAACTGACAAATAAGAGCTTCTGCATTAACTAATTCGCTATAACATTTAATCTGTCCCAGCACCGATACGTTGCAATTATCTCTTTACACTCTTTCATTTGATTTCTTAATCTAAAGgctctctttttttctatttctttttcttattgggTTGAAGGAGGTGCAGTTACCCCAAGAATGAACGAAATGATTTAAAATTCAATTCTGCTTCTATTAATGCATCCTTTTCTACACATTCTCCCAGTGAATATCGTGTTTCTGCATAAGCAGTTTTTATATCAAGCTCAATgatgaaaaatatataaaagttaTAGCTAGGAAGTAGGACAGCAGCATACGCAATTGTCGAACACCGCACATAAATTACACTATGACGCCAATAATTAAAACTAAGCATATTTTTTTCTAACCAAAGATATTTATAGAGCTCAGACGTGAAGAGCTCCTTAGTCTGCCATTTCCCATAACTGCGCTTCACCCAAAAAGAATTCcaagcaacaacaacagcaacaacaaacccagtataatcccacaagtggggtctagggagggtagtttGTTAGCAGACCTTACCCCTTGCACCTGCCTAGAAAGTATAGAGGTTGTTACCGATAGACAAAAAGACTTCCAAGCAAGGATAAATATTGCTCCTTTTAGCCAAAATATAAATAGCTTATAAACGGACTCAATTTTAGTATCTAACTATTCGTTGTGCTCGAGGTGTGCACAAATGTAAGAACTGCAGCACTTTAATGGAAAAAAGTAGCACATAGTCCATGCGACAACTCAGCAATGTATAACAGATAACAGAGGCAACATAAAGATGCAGTAAGTAATCTACTTGACAAAACCTCCTGCAAAACACTATCTCAGTATCCTCACTTAAATATATGGGATAAACTGTAAATAGAAATTATTTTGATATCATATCTACGCAAAATCAAATACCATAGACTATGCAAAAAACAAAGGCTAAAGCTTTTATGGTAAGAGCCACAGTTGTTAAAGTGCTTCGCATTAGAAGAGGTGCCATGATAAATTAAGTAGAGGTATCCAAACTGGATTTAAAGCACTCACTACTTCATGATGGATATCTCGCGACCACCAGGAAATCTGCATGACAGCAACAGTGAGCGTTTTCTTGGACAAAACAGTGTCATAATCTGCTTCATTGGTGAAATCAAGAGATACTTGTTGAGAAGTGTAATGCGTAATCTTCACTTGGCCTTTCAGAGGGTTCTTTGCAATGAAATCAGCTCGGATTTCTTTCATTCGTGGCTTCCTTTGGAAGAAATTCCCAATCAAAGTGAGCTTACAATCGGGAACTAAGCTTTCCCAGTAGTTTTCTGGAAAGGTTACTGCCTGGCGTCCCCTATAGGTTGAATATTGCACTTGGATCGGAGGTCTTGATTTCCGATCCTCATGGTGTTCACCTATTGGAAGAGCATCTAATGGC
Proteins encoded in this window:
- the LOC104226232 gene encoding proteinase inhibitor I-B-like: MERKTMVKLSHVVAFLLLASLFQPLTARDLIFEVSDEIEVLRFPMAKENQVKTLDDVSKPFICPGKQSWPELVGKPAATAKKIIEKENPIAKVQFLFPGMVKPLNYVCGRVFVVVNWKLIVQITPTMG
- the LOC104226233 gene encoding uncharacterized protein isoform X3, which produces MKPDNHTAKVEGRDETLGIMELDKNEHIGGGNEYGSKESEAAPKNTHILEDGLYISDSVDCVPEATHSDSAERVASPVNCSTATSEIQASAETSCSGSSGLSFASDGIAGGIPSVMDDSSSMCSTDSMSFRGTYSNHNIQKLYGRGWKYGSKSTSNAADWASEKLNQPLDALPIGEHHEDRKSRPPIQVQYSTYRGRQAVTFPENYWESLVPDCKLTLIGNFFQRKPRMKEIRADFIAKNPLKGQVKITHYTSQQVSLDFTNEADYDTVLSKKTLTVAVMQISWWSRDIHHEVGKQEWKAMDKERDVKPGIMEQQKTELDELIGGETEYKIDAPEAVLETPDILGEVSDVSNSLHIVPEVAHPDFRDNDASPVNCDTDTSKMHPSIGITCCQLSGISAPQNMIDGTSPYVMNVNSSKCSTYSILSIVTTGLSSNDKDQSKSIRDVADSASKAHSQPLDDLPEARQQMLKKDVAVSHQSELTESDRERHSSEIPSVSSPPRSPPRSIGSVIQLMSKLKVSVTNDPNSVKRSTSDNSNLTQKSVPLFNSAENAVLLSVDPHKSIEPKAIEKPLVRSISITTENFPSNQVTASATAEMPMPLLPTLPLLAHSVSPAAQLCADPPTAIDTYVPQSYPNGIVGSHIFGRSEQAGSGSIFPSPSQALHQHSLAQRHSQLNSYKVDKNAHLDQESNMIAGPTQLQSLLTTSVSDTTSSIRYMECLKNHAASMGGHAIDGCGEFMPSGGEGTPGALKCEACNCHRNFHRKKIINHRQMAGIGSHIEPRNNSNSRNIHKQSPISQQYQHNYSYSPSSVVNSSDSYPQLPLPISGQICLPQGLEKKEPSLIRPSYSYEMVNHDTVQQWEYFWRDRSRNTSIDHPSLRNENQNFDMFKPLNYRTSDNIPSEFANEFPHLDIINNLRYDEHGKGRTLMPNSGFQNLSNGSYHLNGHFT
- the LOC104226233 gene encoding uncharacterized protein isoform X1 gives rise to the protein MSRSNLFKMYWDAAAAKCRLTMVGKFFKRKPKMTAIRASFSAKYPLKDHVKIVSFDSLHVFLDFTNEEDYDAIFFKETIIVAGAQMEVFRWTPEFHGPFTKMKPDNHTAKVEGRDETLGIMELDKNEHIGGGNEYGSKESEAAPKNTHILEDGLYISDSVDCVPEATHSDSAERVASPVNCSTATSEIQASAETSCSGSSGLSFASDGIAGGIPSVMDDSSSMCSTDSMSFRGTYSNHNIQKLYGRGWKYGSKSTSNAADWASEKLNQPLDALPIGEHHEDRKSRPPIQVQYSTYRGRQAVTFPENYWESLVPDCKLTLIGNFFQRKPRMKEIRADFIAKNPLKGQVKITHYTSQQVSLDFTNEADYDTVLSKKTLTVAVMQISWWSRDIHHEVGKQEWKAMDKERDVKPGIMEQQKTELDELIGGETEYKIDAPEAVLETPDILGEVSDVSNSLHIVPEVAHPDFRDNDASPVNCDTDTSKMHPSIGITCCQLSGISAPQNMIDGTSPYVMNVNSSKCSTYSILSIVTTGLSSNDKDQSKSIRDVADSASKAHSQPLDDLPEARQQMLKKDVAVSHQSELTESDRERHSSEIPSVSSPPRSPPRSIGSVIQLMSKLKVSVTNDPNSVKRSTSDNSNLTQKSVPLFNSAENAVLLSVDPHKSIEPKAIEKPLVRSISITTENFPSNQVTASATAEMPMPLLPTLPLLAHSVSPAAQLCADPPTAIDTYVPQSYPNGIVGSHIFGRSEQAGSGSIFPSPSQALHQHSLAQRHSQLNSYKVDKNAHLDQESNMIAGPTQLQSLLTTSVSDTTSSIRYMECLKNHAASMGGHAIDGCGEFMPSGGEGTPGALKCEACNCHRNFHRKKIINHRQMAGIGSHIEPRNNSNSRNIHKQSPISQQYQHNYSYSPSSVVNSSDSYPQLPLPISGQICLPQGLEKKEPSLIRPSYSYEMVNHDTVQQWEYFWRDRSRNTSIDHPSLRNENQNFDMFKPLNYRTSDNIPSEFANEFPHLDIINNLRYDEHGKGRTLMPNSGFQNLSNGSYHLNGHFT
- the LOC104226233 gene encoding uncharacterized protein isoform X2, which encodes MAASKMDIIDSENQTKMKPDNHTAKVEGRDETLGIMELDKNEHIGGGNEYGSKESEAAPKNTHILEDGLYISDSVDCVPEATHSDSAERVASPVNCSTATSEIQASAETSCSGSSGLSFASDGIAGGIPSVMDDSSSMCSTDSMSFRGTYSNHNIQKLYGRGWKYGSKSTSNAADWASEKLNQPLDALPIGEHHEDRKSRPPIQVQYSTYRGRQAVTFPENYWESLVPDCKLTLIGNFFQRKPRMKEIRADFIAKNPLKGQVKITHYTSQQVSLDFTNEADYDTVLSKKTLTVAVMQISWWSRDIHHEVGKQEWKAMDKERDVKPGIMEQQKTELDELIGGETEYKIDAPEAVLETPDILGEVSDVSNSLHIVPEVAHPDFRDNDASPVNCDTDTSKMHPSIGITCCQLSGISAPQNMIDGTSPYVMNVNSSKCSTYSILSIVTTGLSSNDKDQSKSIRDVADSASKAHSQPLDDLPEARQQMLKKDVAVSHQSELTESDRERHSSEIPSVSSPPRSPPRSIGSVIQLMSKLKVSVTNDPNSVKRSTSDNSNLTQKSVPLFNSAENAVLLSVDPHKSIEPKAIEKPLVRSISITTENFPSNQVTASATAEMPMPLLPTLPLLAHSVSPAAQLCADPPTAIDTYVPQSYPNGIVGSHIFGRSEQAGSGSIFPSPSQALHQHSLAQRHSQLNSYKVDKNAHLDQESNMIAGPTQLQSLLTTSVSDTTSSIRYMECLKNHAASMGGHAIDGCGEFMPSGGEGTPGALKCEACNCHRNFHRKKIINHRQMAGIGSHIEPRNNSNSRNIHKQSPISQQYQHNYSYSPSSVVNSSDSYPQLPLPISGQICLPQGLEKKEPSLIRPSYSYEMVNHDTVQQWEYFWRDRSRNTSIDHPSLRNENQNFDMFKPLNYRTSDNIPSEFANEFPHLDIINNLRYDEHGKGRTLMPNSGFQNLSNGSYHLNGHFT